The nucleotide sequence TCGGGCTACGACGGCCGGCCGGTCATGGTAATCCAGGTTACCGACAGGCCGTTGTACAACAGCGCGGCCGTCGTCACACGCCAGCGGCTCGAGTCCATCGGCTTCAACGTTGACTTCAAGGCGATGGACTGGTCGACGACCCTCACCGTCCGGGCCAGCAGGGAGCCGCCAGACAAGGGCGGCTGGAACATCGTGCACACCTCGTGGATGGCGCCGGATGTGATGAGCCCCGCGGTCCACTTCGGTCTGTCGGGAGCCGGCCTGGGCGCCTTGTTCGGCTGTCCCGACATCCCGCAGCTCGAAAAGCTCACCACCGACTGGGTGCGCGCGACCGATCAGACGAAACGCAAGCAGATCGCCGACGAGATCCAGAAGGTCGCGCTCGGCGAGGTGGCGTACGTGCCGTGGGGAGAGTGGTTCTGG is from Candidatus Methylomirabilota bacterium and encodes:
- a CDS encoding ABC transporter substrate-binding protein, which gives rise to MPLRSLWNAGWLRPNHLHPPFNNKKAREALLHMMDQVTYLHWAIGQPKYYRPCYSVFGCSGPYATTVGAEPIMKHDLNRARQLVKESGYDGRPVMVIQVTDRPLYNSAAVVTRQRLESIGFNVDFKAMDWSTTLTVRASREPPDKGGWNIVHTSWMAPDVMSPAVHFGLSGAGLGALFGCPDIPQLEKLTTDWVRATDQTKRKQIADEIQKVALGEVAYVPWGEWFW